A stretch of DNA from Streptomyces sp. NBC_01197:
TTGTAGCAGGCGGCCTCGGAGTTCACCGTGTTCGTGCCGACCGTCACGGTCGCCAGCGGCGTCGGCTTGTCGCAGGCGGACAGGACGAGGAGTCCGGCGGACACAGCACCGAGAGCGGCGGCGGTGCGGCGGCCCTTACCAGTAAGAAGCGCAACGGTCATGGGCCGAAGGCTATCGCCCGGCGCAGGTCACGCCACGCGGGGGTGCGGTGAGCCGCGCCGTGCGGCCGTCAGGAGCCCCCGTACGGTCGTGATCACACCCACCGCGACCAGCGCCGCGCCCACCGACGCACCCAGCGTGCCGTTCAGCGGAAGGGCCATCGCGATGGCGCCGCCCACCACCCAGGCCAGCTGGAGCACCGTCTCCGACCGTGCGAACGCCGAGGTCCGTACGGTCTCCGGCACATCCCGCTGGATCATCGCGTCCAGCGAGAGCTTGGCCAGCGCCTGCGAGAACCCGGCGACCGCGGCCAGCACCGTCACCAGGAAGGAGACGAAGAAGGCAGCCGTGAGAATCGCGGTGCCCAGCGCCACCCCGAGCAGGGTGGCGATCATGATCTCAGGGCCGCGCGAGCGCAGCAGCGCACCGACGGCCGTGCCCAGCGCATTGCCCCCGCCGGCCGCGACACCCACGATGGTCAGCGACACGGCGGCGTTCTGCCCGGCCATCGGGTGCTCGCGCAGCAGGAAGGCCAGGAAGAAGATCAGGAAGCCGGAGAGCGAGCGCAGCGCGGAGTTCGCCACCAGGCCGTTCAGCACGGAGGGGCCGACCGTGCGCAGCGACGGCTTGCGCTCGTCGGTCCGCTCCACCAGCCGGGCCTTGCCTTCGCCCTTCGCGGAGTCCACCTTGCGGGGCAGCGCGAACGCCAGGAACGCCCCGAACAGGAAGACGGCGGACGCCCCGTAGAGCGGCCAGGCGGAGCCGATCTTGTGCAGCCCGGCCCCGATGGGCGCCCCCACACCGGTGGCGAGCAGCCCCCCGAGCGTGACCCGGGAGTTGGCTTTGACCAGCGAGAACCGTGGTGGCAACAGCCGTGGGACCACCGCGCTGCGCACCACTCCGTACGCCTTCGACGCCACCAGTACGCCCAGCGCCGCCGGATACAGCTCAAGCCCGCCGGTCGCCACGGCCCCCGACATCACCAGCGCGAGGACCGCTCGGGCCAGCATCGCGCCGGCCATCGCGGCCCGGCGGCCGTGCGGCAGCCGGTCGAGCAGGGGGCCGATCACCGGGGCGAGCAGCGCGAACGGCGCCATGGTGACCAGGAGATAGAGCGCGACCCGGCCGCGGGCCTGATCGGTCGGTACGGAGAAGAAGACGGTCGAGGCCAGCGCAACCGTGATCATCACGTCACCGGCGCTGTTCACGGCGTGCAGCTCGATCAGTTTGCCGAGGCCCGACTCGCCCGCTCCATGGGCGTTCGTCGCCCGTCTGATCCCTTTTGCGGTACCAGTGAACGGCCGATGGAGGGCATGACCGACGGCCCGCCCCACCCTGCGCGCCGGGCTGAATCCGTCGGACGACCTTGCGGTGGTCACCCCGTCATAGTGCCCCAACCCCGTACGACCCGAACCGGGATTCGGACGCGCAGGTGGGACGAGGGCCGGAGAAGGGGTAGCGTGCACGGAGGCTGCCGACCACTCCCGGGCGGGCCCGCGACGCCTGTCACCGCGCCTCGCTGCGATGTCGGAACCGCCCAGTGACTTCGGTTACGGGGGCGTTCTCCGCCTTGCGATGCACGGCGCCAGACGCCGCGGGCTCCTCCGCCCGGGTGCGGCCGGCAGCCTCCAGCGCGCCACCGGCGGTTGCCCTTGGCTGTGCGCCTCTCCGTTATCCCGCAGAATGGGTGGGAGAAGGCGCGCCCCCGGGCATGTCGGGCGCGGACGTTGACGCGGTCCTCCGGTCCGCTCCGCCCGTTGCTCGTACGCGAAGTTCGTCCGGCGCACCCGTGAGACGGCGTAGGAGAGAAGCGAGACCTGTGAGTGCTGCGACGACGAGAAGCCGTACCCCTGACCGCCTGTGCGCCGAGGCGGTCGGCCTCGCCCGCGAGGCGGCGGAGGAAGCTGCCTTCCCCGGGGTGGTCGGCGAACACGTCTCTGTGGTGGCCGAGGGTGACCGGGTGGTCACCCACTACTTCGAGTGCAAGGAACCGGGTTACCGGGGCTGGCGCTGGGCGGTGACGGTCGCCCGGGCGTCCCGGGCGAAGCTCGTCACGCTTGACGAGACGGTTCTGCTGCCGGGCTCCGACTCGCTGCTGGCCCCCGAGTGGGTGCCGTGGAGCGAGCGGCTGCGCCCGGGCGACATGGGGCCCGGCGACCTGCTGCCCACCGAGGCGGAGGATCTGCGCCTGGAGCCCGGTTTCTCGGGTGAGGACGCGCCGCCGCCCAACTCCGTGCTCTCCGAAGAGCTGGCGGAGCGGGTCGAGGCGGAGGACGCCGAGGTCACCGACCGCACGGCGGTCCCGGCCCGCGGCACGGTCGCCGCGGTCGCCGACGAGCTGGGGATGCGGCGGGCGCGGGTGCTGTCCCGCTACGGGCTGCACCAGGCGGCGGACCGCTGGGACGAGGAGTACGGGGCGAAGACCCCGATGGCGCAGGCGGCCCCCGCGTCCTGTGTGACGTGTGCCTTCCTGATCCCGCTCTCCGGTTCGCTGCGGCAGGCCTTCGGGGTCTGCGGGAACGAGTTCGGCCCGGCGGACGGGCATGTGGTGTCGCTGTCGTACGGCTGCGGCGGGCACTCGGAGGCGGCGGTCATGCCGAAACCGCCGCGTCCCGCGCCGCTGGTGCTCGACTCGACGGGGGCGGACCCGTTCGCGCTGCGGCCGGACCCGGAGGGCGGTTCCGTCTCGGCGGAGGCGGCGTCCGGGGCGGACGATCTGGGGCATTCGTAGCGGCTGGTGCGGCCCCACGTACCTGCGGCCGCCGACCTGTCGGGCCGCGGACGCCACCCGCACCGGCCACCGGGCGCGGAACGGGCGGGGGGCGCTCCGGTCGCGCCGCCGGGACGGCGTGTGTGCGTCGGCGGGTGTGCGTCAGCGTGTCTTGGGGTGTGGTGTGGCGCCGGCCTGTGGTGTGCACTGCCGG
This window harbors:
- a CDS encoding DUF3027 domain-containing protein, producing the protein MSAATTRSRTPDRLCAEAVGLAREAAEEAAFPGVVGEHVSVVAEGDRVVTHYFECKEPGYRGWRWAVTVARASRAKLVTLDETVLLPGSDSLLAPEWVPWSERLRPGDMGPGDLLPTEAEDLRLEPGFSGEDAPPPNSVLSEELAERVEAEDAEVTDRTAVPARGTVAAVADELGMRRARVLSRYGLHQAADRWDEEYGAKTPMAQAAPASCVTCAFLIPLSGSLRQAFGVCGNEFGPADGHVVSLSYGCGGHSEAAVMPKPPRPAPLVLDSTGADPFALRPDPEGGSVSAEAASGADDLGHS
- a CDS encoding MFS transporter produces the protein MTTARSSDGFSPARRVGRAVGHALHRPFTGTAKGIRRATNAHGAGESGLGKLIELHAVNSAGDVMITVALASTVFFSVPTDQARGRVALYLLVTMAPFALLAPVIGPLLDRLPHGRRAAMAGAMLARAVLALVMSGAVATGGLELYPAALGVLVASKAYGVVRSAVVPRLLPPRFSLVKANSRVTLGGLLATGVGAPIGAGLHKIGSAWPLYGASAVFLFGAFLAFALPRKVDSAKGEGKARLVERTDERKPSLRTVGPSVLNGLVANSALRSLSGFLIFFLAFLLREHPMAGQNAAVSLTIVGVAAGGGNALGTAVGALLRSRGPEIMIATLLGVALGTAILTAAFFVSFLVTVLAAVAGFSQALAKLSLDAMIQRDVPETVRTSAFARSETVLQLAWVVGGAIAMALPLNGTLGASVGAALVAVGVITTVRGLLTAARRGSPHPRVA